A DNA window from Microcystis aeruginosa NIES-843 contains the following coding sequences:
- a CDS encoding VOC family protein has translation MNNPPDSPFNYTEAFIALGTSNFDRSVQFYRQLLQQEPNPYLADVYAEFRLINLKLGLFCPKESHRDEFSDSRGSGMSICFEVESLEKALEHWSEIGYGARGEISQASHGPEIYIYDPDGNRLIFHQSTAKTNPFR, from the coding sequence ATGAATAACCCCCCCGATAGTCCATTCAATTACACAGAGGCTTTTATTGCCCTAGGCACGAGTAATTTTGATCGCTCGGTGCAGTTTTATCGTCAACTGTTGCAACAGGAACCAAACCCCTACCTTGCCGACGTTTATGCGGAATTTAGGCTGATTAACCTTAAATTAGGTCTTTTTTGCCCTAAAGAGTCCCACAGAGACGAATTTAGCGATTCTAGGGGCAGTGGCATGAGCATTTGTTTCGAGGTGGAGAGTCTCGAAAAAGCCCTCGAGCATTGGAGCGAAATCGGCTATGGTGCTAGGGGAGAAATTAGCCAGGCTTCCCACGGTCCGGAAATCTACATCTATGATCCCGATGGTAATCGTTTAATTTTCCATCAATCCACCGCTAAAACCAATCCTTTCAGGTAG
- a CDS encoding MlaE family lipid ABC transporter permease subunit: MPRKSDAAGGLSLWFQRLGAAGLLAGQTFLHILNGKIHRRNTLEQMSIVGPESLTIALITAAFVGMVFTIQVAREFIFFGAGSFVGGVLSLALTRELAPVLTAVVVAGRVGSAFAAEIGTMRVTEQIDALYILKTDPIDYLVIPRVIACSLMLPLLTIISLVTGLLGGLFISDSLYGISYSLFLQSAQNFLETWDLISSMLKSLIFGVLIAIIGCSWGLTTTGGAKGVGQSTTTAVVTSLLAIFVANFFLSWLMFQGTGNAELG, encoded by the coding sequence ATGCCAAGAAAAAGTGATGCTGCCGGTGGTTTAAGTTTATGGTTTCAGCGTTTGGGGGCTGCCGGTTTGTTAGCGGGACAAACTTTTTTACATATTCTTAATGGCAAAATCCACCGGCGTAATACTCTGGAACAAATGAGTATTGTGGGGCCAGAATCCTTGACAATTGCCCTAATTACTGCTGCTTTTGTGGGTATGGTTTTCACTATTCAGGTAGCCAGAGAATTTATTTTTTTTGGGGCGGGTAGTTTTGTTGGGGGAGTCCTTTCCTTGGCTTTAACAAGAGAATTAGCCCCGGTTTTAACCGCGGTGGTGGTGGCGGGGAGAGTTGGCTCGGCTTTTGCCGCCGAAATTGGTACAATGCGAGTAACAGAACAAATTGACGCTTTATATATTTTAAAAACCGATCCGATCGATTATTTGGTCATTCCTCGGGTGATTGCCTGTAGTTTAATGTTACCCCTGCTCACTATTATCTCTTTAGTCACAGGGCTACTCGGTGGTTTATTTATTTCCGATAGTCTTTACGGTATTTCCTATTCCCTATTCTTACAATCAGCCCAAAATTTTCTGGAAACATGGGATTTAATTAGTTCTATGTTAAAGTCCCTAATTTTTGGGGTTTTAATTGCTATTATCGGTTGCAGTTGGGGTTTAACCACCACCGGCGGTGCTAAAGGAGTTGGTCAATCTACTACCACGGCTGTGGTAACTTCTTTATTAGCGATTTTTGTGGCTAATTTTTTCCTCTCTTGGCTGATGTTTCAAGGGACAGGTAATGCGGAGCTAGGCTAA
- a CDS encoding SDR family NAD(P)-dependent oxidoreductase, with protein MKLQGKTALVTGASRGIGRAIALELARQGLSRIVIVARDQERLEKLAKEIESLGVIATPLALDLTENDLVSPSIIRVWQECRGIDILVNCAGIAHQTPFLRSQFSQVQAEISLNLMALYTVTRLIARRMAIRGQGTIVNVSSMMGKIAAPSFATYSATKFAILGFSQALRSELREHNIKVVTLLPSLTDTDMVRELQLFRWLKPMSAEEVAQTLITGLNREKTEIVVGWQSHLALWCQKLAPKLLEKIVDLASPLRQSKGKRGWREVFN; from the coding sequence ATGAAATTACAGGGAAAAACTGCCCTAGTCACGGGGGCATCCCGGGGCATTGGACGAGCGATCGCCTTAGAATTAGCCCGACAAGGTTTAAGCAGAATTGTGATTGTTGCCAGAGATCAAGAGCGATTAGAAAAACTAGCCAAAGAAATTGAGTCCCTAGGGGTCATTGCCACACCTTTAGCCCTAGATTTAACCGAAAATGACCTTGTTAGTCCTTCAATTATCCGCGTTTGGCAAGAATGCCGTGGCATTGATATCCTCGTTAACTGTGCCGGTATTGCCCATCAAACCCCCTTTCTACGCTCGCAATTTTCGCAAGTGCAAGCAGAAATATCTTTAAATCTGATGGCCCTGTACACGGTTACTCGCTTAATTGCCCGCCGGATGGCAATTCGGGGACAGGGAACGATTGTCAATGTTTCCAGCATGATGGGTAAAATTGCCGCTCCTAGCTTCGCTACCTACTCGGCCACCAAATTTGCCATTTTGGGTTTTAGTCAAGCTCTCAGGTCAGAATTACGGGAACACAACATCAAAGTTGTCACCCTCTTACCCTCTTTAACCGATACGGATATGGTGCGAGAATTGCAGTTATTTCGATGGTTAAAACCGATGAGCGCCGAAGAAGTCGCCCAAACCCTAATTACCGGGTTAAATAGGGAAAAAACGGAAATTGTCGTCGGTTGGCAAAGTCATCTAGCTCTTTGGTGTCAAAAATTGGCCCCGAAACTGCTCGAGAAAATTGTCGATTTAGCCTCTCCCTTACGCCAAAGCAAAGGAAAGCGAGGATGGCGAGAAGTGTTTAACTAG
- a CDS encoding type II toxin-antitoxin system HicB family antitoxin — protein MEQPILEYFLSLKYPISIYPEEEGGYTALIPDLPGCMSQGETLEEVMINIEEASEFG, from the coding sequence ATGGAACAACCAATATTAGAATACTTTCTGTCTCTTAAATATCCGATTTCAATTTATCCCGAAGAAGAAGGAGGATACACGGCATTAATTCCCGATTTACCCGGATGTATGAGTCAGGGGGAAACTTTAGAGGAAGTGATGATTAATATTGAAGAAGCGAGCGAATTTGGATAG
- a CDS encoding DUF4164 family protein: MDNETVTYSLEAVLTRIEGKIDSLEKRIDDRFDKVDKRFDKIEERLTKVEIGQVELKGEIKALDERLTTEIKGLTARVAYQEFTNRGILIALVVAILGGAAKLFGFFPNP; the protein is encoded by the coding sequence ATGGATAACGAAACCGTCACTTATTCCCTAGAAGCAGTTCTGACAAGGATTGAGGGGAAAATTGACTCTCTGGAAAAACGGATCGATGACAGATTTGATAAGGTAGATAAGAGATTTGATAAGATAGAAGAACGGTTGACGAAAGTGGAAATAGGACAAGTCGAACTCAAAGGGGAGATTAAAGCCTTAGATGAGCGACTAACCACAGAAATTAAAGGGTTAACTGCAAGAGTCGCCTATCAGGAATTTACCAATCGGGGGATTCTCATCGCTCTGGTTGTGGCCATTTTAGGAGGGGCTGCTAAACTTTTTGGTTTTTTCCCCAATCCCTAA
- a CDS encoding class I SAM-dependent rRNA methyltransferase — translation MPDLAKIILRNHKIDAVKRFHPWIFSGAIKEMEGEVKEGAIVEVYSDQGEYLATGLYNPSNIAVKILSFQKVSDIAQLFLEKFQNAYQLRQQIGLVDNPKTNCYRLINAEGDGLPSLIVDWYNGTAVIQAYSLALYQRLDLIVDCLKTIYADNLRAVYDKSAAVLAKSAHISENKYLFGQKNGNEVLEFGHRFIIDWEKGQKTGFFLDQRENRAILAQYCQNKRVLNTFSYSGGFSVYAMQAGAALVHSVDSSHGAIDLTEKNIALNNLGEVPHQSYSADVFNFLRDCQEDYDLIVLDPPAFAKSIQSRHQAVMAYKRLNYQAFQKIRPQGIIFTFSCSQVVNEEHFQGAVMAAAIESARPVRILARLSQPADHPTSIYHSEGSYLKGLVLAVD, via the coding sequence ATGCCAGATTTAGCGAAAATTATCCTGAGAAACCATAAAATTGATGCTGTTAAACGATTTCATCCTTGGATATTTTCCGGGGCGATTAAAGAGATGGAGGGAGAAGTCAAAGAGGGTGCTATCGTAGAGGTTTATAGCGATCAAGGCGAATATCTAGCCACTGGACTGTATAATCCTAGCAATATTGCCGTTAAAATTCTTTCTTTCCAAAAAGTCAGCGATATTGCTCAATTATTTCTCGAAAAATTCCAGAATGCCTATCAGCTGCGGCAACAAATCGGTTTAGTGGATAACCCGAAAACTAACTGTTATCGCTTAATTAACGCGGAAGGAGACGGTTTACCCAGTTTAATCGTCGATTGGTACAATGGCACGGCGGTTATTCAAGCTTATTCTCTAGCTTTATACCAACGTCTCGATCTGATTGTCGATTGCCTGAAAACTATCTACGCTGACAATTTACGGGCAGTTTACGATAAAAGTGCCGCAGTTTTGGCGAAAAGCGCCCATATCTCTGAGAATAAATACTTATTTGGTCAAAAAAACGGCAATGAGGTGTTAGAATTCGGTCATCGCTTTATTATTGATTGGGAAAAAGGACAAAAAACAGGATTTTTCCTCGATCAAAGGGAAAATAGAGCAATATTAGCCCAATATTGTCAGAATAAACGGGTTTTAAACACTTTTTCTTATTCTGGCGGCTTTTCCGTCTATGCTATGCAAGCGGGGGCTGCCCTAGTCCATTCCGTTGATAGTTCCCACGGTGCGATCGATCTTACCGAAAAAAATATCGCCCTGAATAATCTCGGTGAAGTTCCCCATCAATCCTACAGTGCCGATGTTTTTAACTTCCTGCGCGACTGTCAGGAGGATTACGATCTGATTGTTCTTGATCCCCCCGCTTTTGCCAAAAGTATCCAATCCCGTCATCAGGCGGTTATGGCTTATAAAAGATTAAATTACCAAGCTTTCCAGAAAATTCGCCCCCAAGGTATTATTTTCACCTTTTCCTGTTCCCAAGTGGTTAACGAAGAACATTTTCAGGGGGCTGTCATGGCGGCAGCCATTGAATCGGCTCGCCCAGTGCGAATTTTAGCACGTTTAAGCCAACCGGCAGACCATCCCACCAGTATCTATCACTCGGAAGGTTCCTACCTGAAAGGATTGGTTTTAGCGGTGGATTGA
- a CDS encoding DUF2887 domain-containing protein: protein MAKEDNFLEVQLRFYSRFFSEIFLYLHQTDLSNNWQGVVIYPRRSVESVETACYGELINSSRILRFYLEELREGESLGISMLQLIVAPTARAIEQGKQLIPRIREEFPNLKQQPELLELIETILVYKLPQVSRK from the coding sequence ATTGCCAAAGAAGACAATTTCCTAGAAGTACAATTGAGGTTTTATTCCCGTTTCTTCAGTGAAATCTTCCTCTATCTCCACCAAACGGACTTAAGCAACAACTGGCAGGGAGTAGTTATTTATCCTCGGCGTTCAGTGGAAAGCGTAGAGACTGCTTGTTATGGGGAGTTAATCAACTCCAGCAGGATTTTACGTTTTTATCTCGAGGAATTAAGGGAAGGGGAATCCCTGGGAATATCAATGTTACAGTTAATTGTAGCACCAACCGCCAGAGCGATCGAGCAAGGAAAACAATTAATTCCACGGATTAGAGAAGAATTCCCTAATCTCAAACAACAGCCAGAACTTTTAGAATTGATAGAGACAATTTTGGTTTATAAGTTACCCCAAGTCAGTAGAAAGTAG
- a CDS encoding 6-pyruvoyl trahydropterin synthase family protein codes for MDCIINRRARFSASHRYYLPEWDEAENQRRFGLGSRFPGHGHNYELYVSLHKELNLYGMVENLSTVKQVIKREITSQLDYSYLNQVWPEFQQTLPTTENIARVIWQRLAPYLPLVKIQLFEHPELWAEYQGKDMEATLTVKTHFSAAHRLALPQLTLEQNSEIYGKCARVNGHGHNYHLEVSVAGEIDPRTGMIVDLGDLQKAIDELVVEPFDHTFLNKDIPYFAEVVPTAENIALHIAQLLGERIRQLGAELDKVKLIESPNNSAEIHCRGLVQAPRQLLEKTLTAV; via the coding sequence ATGGATTGCATCATCAATCGTCGAGCGAGGTTTTCAGCCAGCCATCGCTATTATCTACCAGAATGGGACGAAGCCGAAAATCAAAGACGTTTTGGTCTTGGTAGCCGTTTTCCCGGTCATGGTCACAATTACGAATTATATGTCTCCCTACACAAAGAACTCAATCTTTATGGCATGGTGGAGAATCTCTCCACCGTGAAACAGGTAATTAAACGAGAGATAACCAGTCAATTAGACTACTCCTATCTCAATCAAGTCTGGCCGGAATTTCAGCAAACCCTACCCACCACAGAAAATATCGCTAGAGTTATCTGGCAAAGATTAGCACCCTATTTACCATTAGTCAAAATTCAACTATTTGAACACCCCGAATTGTGGGCAGAATATCAAGGAAAAGATATGGAAGCAACTTTAACCGTCAAAACCCATTTTAGCGCCGCCCATCGTTTGGCTTTACCGCAATTAACCCTCGAACAAAACTCGGAAATCTACGGCAAATGCGCCAGGGTAAACGGTCATGGCCATAATTATCACCTAGAAGTATCCGTGGCGGGGGAAATCGATCCCCGCACCGGTATGATTGTAGATCTAGGGGATTTACAAAAAGCGATCGATGAATTGGTAGTAGAACCCTTCGATCATACTTTTTTAAATAAGGATATTCCCTACTTTGCCGAAGTGGTTCCCACCGCGGAAAATATTGCCTTACATATCGCTCAACTATTAGGGGAACGGATCCGCCAATTAGGAGCCGAATTAGATAAAGTTAAACTGATTGAAAGTCCCAATAATTCTGCGGAAATCCACTGTCGTGGTTTGGTTCAAGCTCCCCGACAACTTCTAGAAAAAACCCTGACAGCCGTTTAA
- a CDS encoding type II toxin-antitoxin system death-on-curing family toxin — MIRYLTLVEVLDLHHQIIQQSQGAMGIRDLGSLESAIAQPRMTFGGQDLYPTIVDKASALGFSIVMNHPFLDGNKRTGHGAMETFLVLNGLEINAFVDEQERVILALASGELERVAFTNWLRQNVGAS, encoded by the coding sequence ATGATACGCTATCTAACATTAGTGGAAGTCCTCGATTTACATCATCAAATTATTCAACAGTCCCAAGGAGCTATGGGTATTCGTGACCTAGGTTCTTTAGAGTCTGCTATTGCTCAACCACGCATGACATTTGGCGGGCAGGATCTTTATCCGACAATTGTTGATAAAGCTTCAGCTTTGGGATTTTCAATTGTGATGAATCACCCATTTCTTGATGGCAACAAGCGCACTGGTCATGGGGCAATGGAAACATTTCTGGTGTTGAATGGACTGGAGATTAATGCTTTTGTAGATGAGCAAGAACGAGTCATTTTAGCTTTAGCCTCTGGTGAATTAGAACGTGTTGCCTTTACCAATTGGTTACGGCAAAACGTTGGAGCAAGCTAA
- a CDS encoding TIGR03279 family radical SAM protein, with the protein MSELTIRPAKISGVIPDSIAAEVGFEIGDALLSINGNRPRDLIDYQFLCADEFLTLEVLDSQGKTHRIEIEKDYHEDLGLEFETALFDGLIQCNNKCPFCFIDQQPEGKRETLYYKDDDYRLSFLYGSYLTLTNLTSKEWQRIEKMHISPLFVSVHATEPDLRIRLLKNPRAGQILDHLKWLQARQLQIHAQVVVCPNINDGIHLERTLLDLVSFHRGDIPCVESIAVVPVGLTRFRPQEDELIPVSQEKAREVIEQVQTLQKQFCQEFGSNVVWLADEWFLIARVDLPPQSHYEDYPQIGNGVGSIRQFLRDFQKTAKKLLPAQINPSRRLIWVVGNAVEQAFQPLVKQLNNLRGLTVELVALNSDYWGQEITVTGLLTGQDILKGLQGKNLGDGVLLPSLMLKHGESVFLDDLTLETVINQLGVPIYPVLGVEELIKTCLTLNPLNKS; encoded by the coding sequence ATGAGTGAATTAACTATTCGTCCAGCTAAAATTAGTGGTGTCATCCCAGATTCGATCGCCGCCGAGGTGGGTTTTGAAATCGGGGATGCGCTCCTCTCTATCAATGGTAATCGTCCCCGGGACTTAATCGATTATCAATTTTTATGTGCCGATGAATTTTTAACCCTAGAAGTGCTTGATAGTCAGGGCAAAACTCACCGGATAGAAATCGAAAAAGATTATCATGAAGACTTAGGTTTAGAGTTTGAAACTGCCCTTTTTGATGGCTTAATTCAGTGCAATAATAAATGTCCTTTTTGCTTTATCGACCAACAACCAGAGGGCAAAAGAGAAACTTTATACTATAAAGATGATGACTATCGCTTAAGTTTTCTCTATGGCAGTTATTTAACCTTAACTAATCTCACCTCAAAAGAATGGCAGCGGATCGAAAAGATGCACATATCACCGCTTTTTGTGTCCGTTCATGCCACGGAACCCGATCTGAGGATTCGTCTCTTAAAAAATCCCCGCGCTGGTCAAATTTTAGACCATTTAAAATGGCTACAAGCCAGACAATTACAAATTCATGCCCAAGTGGTAGTTTGTCCCAATATTAATGATGGAATTCATCTCGAAAGAACCCTGTTAGATCTGGTTTCTTTTCATCGGGGAGATATTCCCTGTGTGGAGTCGATTGCCGTAGTTCCCGTGGGATTAACCCGCTTTCGTCCCCAAGAAGATGAATTAATTCCCGTTAGCCAAGAAAAAGCGCGAGAAGTGATCGAACAAGTCCAAACTTTACAGAAACAATTTTGTCAAGAATTTGGCAGTAATGTGGTATGGTTAGCCGATGAATGGTTTTTAATTGCCCGAGTCGATTTACCACCTCAATCTCACTACGAAGACTATCCCCAAATCGGTAACGGGGTTGGCTCGATTCGTCAATTTCTTAGGGATTTCCAGAAGACAGCCAAGAAGTTATTACCTGCTCAAATTAATCCTTCTAGACGGTTAATATGGGTAGTGGGAAATGCGGTAGAACAAGCTTTTCAACCCCTAGTTAAACAGTTAAATAATCTGCGAGGTTTAACCGTGGAATTAGTGGCTTTAAATAGTGATTATTGGGGGCAGGAAATCACGGTTACGGGTTTATTAACCGGGCAAGATATTCTCAAAGGATTACAAGGTAAAAATCTTGGGGATGGGGTTTTATTACCCTCCCTCATGCTCAAGCATGGGGAATCGGTATTTTTAGATGATCTCACCCTAGAAACTGTTATTAATCAGTTAGGAGTCCCTATTTATCCAGTCCTGGGAGTGGAGGAATTAATTAAAACTTGTCTTACTCTCAATCCCTTGAACAAATCCTAA